tcaatgtacCTAGGAGAATCACTTACGCGTATATGCAAGGTGGCCCAAAACATTAACAAATGCCTAACGAGCTTCTCGCTAAATCACAAATAAATGAGACATATAAGAACATTGCATGTCACAGCGAGCCTCCGGAATCGATAACAAAGAACCACTTTTCTTACTTCAATGCTTAAAACTTGAGTTAAGCCTGTTAACTATCTTCCATTCATTTTGAGTAAACGATACTACAAATGTCTTTAAAAAGAGAACGTTCGCCGATTTTACAAAACCAGCTGACAATACaaagtgttaaaataaatgaCTCTTCAACGAAAGGTGCGAAGTTCAGACAAGAATTGGACAGCAATTTTGATTGGAAAGACCACGAACGTAGCAGTGGTAGCCGCATTAGTAAATTACTAACAGTAATACTAATAATGATCGTGATGACAATGATGATAATAATATCGTTAATAGTAATCGTAGTAAGAATTAATCTAGAGTAATATTCGTCCTATGTAACAGTCTTTTTTGGCTAAACTTCCATCTATGAACAATAAAATATTCCTTTTGCTCCGCACTTAtttgttaattcataaaataaGATAAACTCTTGACATTCGAGGCTTATTCTTCATCGATATCTTTACATTATCTTATCTCATCTACACAGGTAAACCTAACTATTATGACTAAATCAGATGCTTGTCTTATATCTGCATAATATTGCATACGACGCCTAAAACATAATTTAAGACTCGACGTACATTACATAGattatatcgttttttttttctatttagcaGCTGCGAAATTTTTATTAGACGTTCACGCTTTATGTCAACACGAACCAATCATTTTTCCATTCTTTATAATTGTCCTACTATCCAATAAACATTTTTCGGAATCGTCTAATTTCACGTAACTTGAAACCAACTTTCTGTTTTGTCAAAATGAAGATGTGAAAATGTtgcaaacaataataatattgataaatgctgtacaaagttttaaatctttaaaaaaactataaaaaattcgCATACCTTTtgagattcaatttaaaaaaaaaatatctaccaCTTTTACTTGTTTTTGCGCATGAAGCAGAGTGTGGACgtctcagtttttaaaaattcgcaacATTTCCTACTATTGCCGTATTACgtactttttacaatttaaattcatCTGAATACTGGCAATCCAGATATCAACTAAGAAGAAGAGCGGACTCGAGACGctcgaagaaaaataattattaaagaattttactaagcgaaacattgataaaaatctcgaaaattccaataataaaaGCATCACTAAATATTTATACAGAGTCGAATTGTATTAAGTCAGATCTTTCGTTCATGATATGTACAAACTTAACAAATATAACGACAAAGAGAAGGTTTACCTCACTTCTAACGGTTCCTTCCCTTTTTCGGACGCGGAAGTTGTCACCTTACGAAAATCATTTACACATTTAAGAACTgattaaaatgctataaaaatcgACGAGAAAACCTAAGTAAGCTTTCTCGAAGCGAGTAAAAGTATTCACGTGGTTTACTCGCAGCGCGAACGCGAACCGCGCACATCTAGAAATCGAggctaataaataaattaattcgttTTGATTTAATGAAGGgggtaaaatacaaaaaaaaacctcGACTGTTTGTGCCGGAAATACATTTCTGGCATACTTCTATAATACTAATTCTGGCCAAGCACTTCTGATTAAAACGCACctcgcaatatttttttctttcattttaaggaCCAGATCCAACAGCCATGGTATCGTACAACTACTACAGACCTtcgattaaatatttcattactcGTTTTACATCAGTATTACCAGTTacgtataaaaaaaaagttgaaattgacGATTGATTGGCATGAATTGACTTTCTGCAAATTTCAAGGAATGTTATtctataatttatcattttgaaaaaagtggtaatACTgagtgcaactttttggttaactcTAATTCAGTGAAAGAAGCGCAAGGCGAATgggttttaaaatctaaaatattctattaattgCACGCAAATCATACATCCTCGCCTTTTTCATCCAACATACACTCAATTCATCCAGAACGAAACAGTCTACGAATACCGGAAAGTCATGCTCGCTCAAATAAAAATGTGCAAGCTTCAAGTCATAAAGTTCATCTCATAAAATAAGCTCTGGTTCTCGACTAAcaaattaattatgattgaaataaAAGCACTATCTAGGTTTCAGTTGTTAAAAGTGCCTTCAAAATCTTAAGCAATCATCTACAGTTATTTACAATCACCGATCAAATTTATAAATCGCAAACAGGAATTTCATTACTCCAAGGTTCTGGAATTAAAATCGCGTATCTATTAAATCTAAATGTATCAACAGAGGCAACATCAAACGTTGTACTAAACGATGTTTTATGGACGATTTGTGTCTCTGAAATAGAATAAACTCTAACATTCGGCAATTAGGAAACATTTGAGGAAGAGACTGCTTCGATCTGGGTTAGACGAACAAGACTGTAACTAAATCTCGAAGTGTTTAGGAGACCAAATTAGCAGCGCTCGTCTGAGATCTCTTCACGAGACGAGACTTCGCGGTGTCTTCGTACTGTTGGTGGAAGCGGGCGTCATGTTTCTACTTGCAGTTTGCGCAAACAGAACACCTTGGTACATAACTCCATTCAACTCTATACTAACCACAAGCGAATTATCTCCATTACGTCCGTCACCTGTAAATATTGAAAGGCGTTAGAAACTGTACTTTTGAAATCAAGCATAGATAGTACGGGGGGTAAAGCTAGTATAGAAAATCTAAACCATCAAAGCAAGCGCTACACAAATTCTGAATCTTCTAGCATTCCCCTGGTTTACGGTTATGAAAATCGATTTTAAGAAATTGGTACACACCTCGGTTGGAGATCGTTATGTTGGTGCGTGGATTGGATAATATATCTCTATCCTCAGGAGTTTCGTCTTCTAACCTAAGCCTTTTAATGGCTGCAGGTGCAGATCTGCCGACTAAATCCTGCTCATTCTTTACTTGAATACTACCACCAGACGAAAGAGGACTCTGCCTTGGCGGGGATGAGGACGTTGGCGGTGATCTGCAATacagagtaaatatttaatatattcatcAAATCGTGCAAGCGTTAAAAAAGGTATTCCCTAGTTGTATGTAAGTAGAAAAGTATATTTACCTGAGTCCAAGATCCAGTGCTTCTCTCTGTGGTTCAGGACTCGCTTCTGGTGGAACAGGGGAATGAGTTGGCTGTGGAGAAAATGGTTGATGATGGCCGCCGACTCCTGGGTAAAGAGTATTATTGTTGAACATATTCCACATATGTAATTTACTCATATCAAGAACATTGAAGCCACTCTCTCGAGGAGATGTTGATCTTGGAGGGGATCCACTACCTTGTCTGAGCATCATCATCTGCTCCGCGGTACCAGAGTTCTTCAGTTCCTTATTCAAGAGTTTAATGTACTCCACCATCCGTTCTTGAAACTCTGGAGCCATTCCAGGGACTGAAATTATCAACGACAAACAATGGTTTAGTAAACAGTATATTATCAACCAACAATCTTACAAAATCCAAGGCATAATTGAAATAGGTGTTCGTACTTTGTGCATAAAAATGTGAGTAAGGACAAACCCCAACTAAAACTAAGGGAAGGTATCTGCCATGAAAATATACTCTTTACGATTGGCAGAGATTCATTCATGTATTTAAGGACAGCAAGTGTAGGAACAATTGAAAAGGAAGAAGAACTAAGCTTGTCCGAGCACTTCACTCTAGTTCTCAATTTGAAGGACAGACAAATGACCAGTGGAAAGACATATCGTTAGCCACGTTCTAAGTGATGATAAACTCTCCAACAAAACTAATTACAAAAAGAATTTCTCTTCTAGAAATATATTTCCTTCATTCTCAAGAAATTTTCCTTTGAGAAGAGTTGTGTGGACCATGTTGTCGGAAAGGAAATGGCAAGAGGGCCGAATCAAGGGGTGGGAAATGCGGAGACAGCGTCAGAGAATCGGTGAAGGAGGTTGAGGAAACGAGACCAGAGGGAAGGAGAGGAATTGGAATGCTCGTTAGCGAGAGTCATCCGTTAACGCCTGTCTCCCGGAGGATCGTACAATCAATTACGCCTCCTTCCTTCGCATCATCATCTTCGGGGAGGCCCACAGACCTAACTACCGATTTAAAATAAACCCGTTCCCTCTCCCTTTTGCTTCCTCCCGCTTCAATCACTTTGCTTTTCATGTTTTCGGTAGCATGACATTTAACATTATTATGATAGAAATGGGAAAACTAGAAATAAATAATCCAGATTCTTCAAGAGGAATGTTAAAAAGCTAGATAAATGGACGCATTTCAAACATTATTCTCTGAAATGCTGGTTGGACTCTTTATTATCAAATGGGTAGAATAGAATCCGTGAGGATGAACATTGTCGGACCAggtaccaattaaaaaaatattggctcACCGGCAGGTTGTCCCATGGCTCCCTGTGGATGCTGGGGATGATGAGGATGATGTGATAGGGGTGTGTGTGCAGCGCTTCCGTTAACCAAAGACTGTGGCCCGTGGTGTTGACCACCTGCCACCGCGGTGACAAGTGACAACGGTGACATTTGCGGATGGAGGGCCAATGAACTTGGTGTGTGAGGATTCCTCTGGACGAGGGTCTCACCTGCACCACCGTATGCTCCATAGCTGCTCCTTCGTCCTTCCCTCCGGTTACCATCGATAGCTGCTTGCAGTTCCGCTGGGGTTGACAAATGCCTCCTATCACACTCATATGGATAGAGGTACTTCATGTatctgtaataataaaaatatatattatcaaaatgaatcaaagAGCACATTTAGTAAAAAGAAAACACGCTTCCACGGAAAGGCAGATCTACCAGAAACCGACAGTCTTACGACTCACTGAACGTGAAATTGGCCAGAAGCAGAAGATGGAATACGTCACTCCAATAGGAGAcgcttaatttaattttatgtggTTCTGCCTCTGCCTTCAGTTTGACGAGTGTTCATGGATAATATATAGTCCGGTTATATAGTTCTTGCCTCGATAGATTAAGCatcttcttttcaatttttactttttgttcgGTGATTCGATAAACTTGTATAGAATTCCTGGCACCTAAGACTAcaaaggtttgaaaatttttggtagcTATTATCAGACAGGAAATTCGTACTGATTTAGTGTGAGAATGTGCGGGTGAAACCAAGGCAAGCAAGTCTCAGAGTCGCTGCTTTTCGAAATTGCCTGCCTTTCGCCCCGACAGAGAGGGATAATTcgcaaatattatttattttgacgtGGTATATCGATTTTAGTCCAGAGAGCCCCGTGCACACATGTACACGCGCCATATACCGAAGCCTATAATTCGCTCAGAGATCGTTCGGTTTTTACGATTGTCTGCCAGACTGCAGGCGAAACTATACTAAAAAAGCTCGTACACGTTCGACCATCCATTTATCCATATGAACCCG
The sequence above is drawn from the Belonocnema kinseyi isolate 2016_QV_RU_SX_M_011 chromosome 7, B_treatae_v1, whole genome shotgun sequence genome and encodes:
- the LOC117176098 gene encoding protein dead ringer-like isoform X1, whose amino-acid sequence is MEISDEYQDMGNSGGGVAMANMPMHHGHASDSPMSHQEEDPDLSDPDLQDEESGEELPQQPLQGNNHTSPENNSVPISTPTPISHLNNLMSSHHPSFLAKLKMESDLEALNNKNGLEALQAAIGSGNFGLPFSFPPPSAFLPPHHHSQNSHSQPGGGGTGDGGGGGIGNAMTSSASSHSSESSQGSARNGIETRERESSNHSQSNAQGNSHQQQTSWSFEEQFKQVRQLYEINNDPSRKEFLDDLFSFMQKRGTPINRLPIMAKSVLDLYELYNLVIARGGLVDVINKKLWQEIIKGLHLPSSITSAAFTLRTQYMKYLYPYECDRRHLSTPAELQAAIDGNRREGRRSSYGAYGGAGETLVQRNPHTPSSLALHPQMSPLSLVTAVAGGQHHGPQSLVNGSAAHTPLSHHPHHPQHPQGAMGQPAVPGMAPEFQERMVEYIKLLNKELKNSGTAEQMMMLRQGSGSPPRSTSPRESGFNVLDMSKLHMWNMFNNNTLYPGVGGHHQPFSPQPTHSPVPPEASPEPQREALDLGLRSPPTSSSPPRQSPLSSGGSIQVKNEQDLVGRSAPAAIKRLRLEDETPEDRDILSNPRTNITISNRGDGRNGDNSLVVSIELNGVMYQGVLFAQTASRNMTPASTNSTKTPRSLVS
- the LOC117176098 gene encoding protein dead ringer-like isoform X2, with translation MEISDEYQDMGNSGGGVAMANMPMHHGHASDSPMSHQEEDPDLSDPDLQDEESGEELPQQPLQGNNHTSPENNSVPISTPTPISHLNNLMSSHHPSFLAKLKMESDLEALNNKNGLEALQAAIGSGNFGLPFSFPPPSAFLPPHHHSQNSHSQPGGGGTGDGGGGGIGNAMTSSASSHSSESSQGSARNGIETRERESSNHSQSNAQGNSHQQQTSWSFEEQFKQLYEINNDPSRKEFLDDLFSFMQKRGTPINRLPIMAKSVLDLYELYNLVIARGGLVDVINKKLWQEIIKGLHLPSSITSAAFTLRTQYMKYLYPYECDRRHLSTPAELQAAIDGNRREGRRSSYGAYGGAGETLVQRNPHTPSSLALHPQMSPLSLVTAVAGGQHHGPQSLVNGSAAHTPLSHHPHHPQHPQGAMGQPAVPGMAPEFQERMVEYIKLLNKELKNSGTAEQMMMLRQGSGSPPRSTSPRESGFNVLDMSKLHMWNMFNNNTLYPGVGGHHQPFSPQPTHSPVPPEASPEPQREALDLGLRSPPTSSSPPRQSPLSSGGSIQVKNEQDLVGRSAPAAIKRLRLEDETPEDRDILSNPRTNITISNRGDGRNGDNSLVVSIELNGVMYQGVLFAQTASRNMTPASTNSTKTPRSLVS